Proteins from a genomic interval of Paenibacillus sp. RC334:
- a CDS encoding NCS2 family permease gives MERFFKLKEHGTNVRTEIIAGITTFMTMAYILVVNNTFLGPTGAGMPSEAVFFATAVGAGLITILMGLFVNVPIGMAPGMGLNAYFMTVVLSSNGMITWQAALGAVFISGIVFLILTVTRVRQMLLVAVPENLKTAITVGIGLFITIVGFKLCNLVMVSIVPGTDVGQPVPGHAFNLILGSLVHQKDALLALIGLLIIAALMVVRVKGALLIGIVATTLIGIPMGVTNLSSLTTGHWIPDFSNLAVGQLDLKAALHIGLFDIIFIFTFVELFDTFGTLVGTATRAGIMKDKKKGEKIIGKAMLVDAVGVSTGAVLGTSTITAFVESSAGVEEGGRTGLTAVTTGILFLLALFIAPLALVVPSAATAPALIIVGVLMMSQVRNIDWDNFLLAFPAFLTIVLMPFTGGIANGISAGILSYVVLAVFSNLFTSNKVKVHWLMWVLAIIVVIRFAFMGSE, from the coding sequence ATGGAGCGTTTCTTTAAATTAAAGGAACATGGAACGAACGTCCGCACAGAAATTATTGCGGGGATTACTACTTTTATGACCATGGCTTACATTTTGGTGGTCAACAATACCTTTTTGGGGCCGACTGGAGCAGGGATGCCCAGCGAAGCCGTCTTTTTTGCCACTGCGGTAGGTGCAGGACTAATCACTATTCTGATGGGATTGTTCGTTAATGTGCCCATCGGCATGGCTCCGGGTATGGGCTTGAATGCTTATTTTATGACCGTAGTCTTGAGTTCCAACGGTATGATTACTTGGCAAGCGGCACTTGGCGCTGTATTTATATCCGGTATCGTCTTTCTGATTTTAACCGTGACACGAGTGAGACAGATGTTGCTTGTTGCGGTTCCTGAGAATCTAAAGACAGCTATTACAGTAGGTATCGGCTTGTTTATTACCATTGTCGGTTTTAAGCTGTGTAATCTGGTTATGGTAAGTATTGTTCCAGGGACGGATGTAGGTCAGCCGGTTCCGGGTCATGCTTTTAATCTGATTTTGGGTAGTTTGGTTCATCAAAAGGATGCGTTGCTGGCGCTGATCGGTTTGCTCATTATCGCAGCGCTGATGGTTGTTCGGGTCAAAGGTGCTTTGCTGATTGGTATCGTAGCTACCACATTGATTGGTATTCCGATGGGTGTAACGAATCTGAGCAGTTTGACAACAGGTCACTGGATTCCTGATTTTAGTAATCTGGCAGTGGGTCAGTTGGATTTGAAGGCTGCTTTGCACATTGGGCTGTTTGATATCATTTTCATTTTCACATTTGTAGAGCTGTTTGATACGTTTGGTACACTGGTGGGTACGGCTACCCGCGCAGGTATAATGAAGGATAAGAAAAAAGGCGAGAAAATCATCGGTAAAGCTATGCTGGTGGATGCTGTTGGTGTAAGTACCGGTGCAGTATTGGGTACAAGTACTATTACAGCATTCGTGGAAAGCTCCGCAGGGGTAGAAGAAGGTGGGCGTACGGGTCTGACTGCTGTAACGACAGGCATTTTATTCCTGCTGGCTCTCTTTATCGCACCGTTGGCATTGGTTGTGCCTTCCGCGGCTACTGCTCCAGCGTTGATTATCGTTGGCGTGCTGATGATGAGTCAGGTTCGCAACATTGACTGGGATAACTTCCTGCTGGCGTTCCCGGCGTTCCTAACCATCGTTCTGATGCCTTTTACTGGCGGAATCGCCAATGGTATTTCTGCCGGTATTTTGTCTTACGTTGTTCTGGCTGTATTCAGTAACCTGTTTACCAGCAACAAAGTTAAAGTTCACTGGCTTATGTGGGTACTTGCTATTATTGTAGTGATCCGGTTTGCCTTTATGGGTTCGGAATAA